The Nonlabens spongiae genome contains a region encoding:
- the ald gene encoding alanine dehydrogenase, translating into MVIGVPSEIKTNESRLGMTPAGVLELHKRNHSVYIQSGAGLGSGFSDKDHIKAGAQILEKIEAVYQIAEMIVRVKKPIEWEYDLVKKDQIVCTYFHLASSEKLTKAMFASGAVCVAYETVEDDDGVLPLLAPMSEVAGRLPIQQGAKYLEKPVKGRGVLLGGVPGVAPGRVLVLGAGVVGIQAAKMASGLGAHVTIMDINMKRLRYVNDVMPSHVVTEFSNELNVRKHIQTHNLIIGGVLLKGAKAPNVITRDMLKTMRPGTVIVGVAVDQGGCVETTRPTTHEDPIYIIDDVVHYSVANMPGAVPYTSTVALTNVTLPFVIQLVDLGWKVACDRDPHLALGLNIVDGKLVYEEINQAFGWD; encoded by the coding sequence ATGGTAATAGGCGTACCATCTGAAATCAAGACTAATGAAAGCCGTTTGGGAATGACTCCTGCCGGTGTACTCGAGCTTCATAAACGCAATCACTCCGTTTACATTCAATCAGGCGCCGGACTGGGAAGCGGATTTTCAGACAAAGATCACATTAAAGCTGGAGCCCAGATTCTAGAAAAGATTGAAGCCGTCTATCAAATCGCCGAAATGATCGTAAGGGTGAAGAAACCTATCGAATGGGAATATGACCTCGTTAAAAAAGACCAGATTGTTTGTACCTACTTCCATTTAGCTTCAAGCGAAAAACTCACAAAAGCCATGTTTGCCTCGGGTGCTGTTTGCGTTGCCTATGAAACCGTAGAAGATGATGACGGCGTTCTTCCCCTACTCGCTCCCATGTCTGAAGTGGCAGGAAGACTCCCTATACAACAGGGTGCAAAATACCTTGAAAAACCGGTCAAGGGCCGTGGCGTACTTTTAGGCGGAGTTCCCGGCGTTGCTCCTGGGAGGGTGTTGGTTTTGGGCGCTGGAGTCGTAGGGATCCAAGCAGCAAAAATGGCGTCTGGTCTGGGAGCTCACGTAACCATCATGGACATCAATATGAAAAGATTAAGATACGTCAATGATGTGATGCCTTCTCACGTGGTCACCGAATTCTCCAATGAACTCAACGTAAGAAAGCACATACAAACCCATAATCTAATTATAGGTGGTGTTCTACTGAAAGGTGCCAAAGCTCCCAATGTTATCACCCGAGACATGCTTAAAACAATGCGACCAGGAACAGTGATCGTAGGTGTAGCGGTAGATCAAGGCGGTTGTGTAGAAACAACGCGTCCTACCACTCATGAAGATCCTATCTATATCATTGATGATGTCGTACACTACTCAGTGGCCAACATGCCGGGAGCTGTTCCTTACACATCAACGGTTGCCTTGACAAACGTGACCCTACCGTTTGTAATTCAACTTGTCGATCTGGGCTGGAAAGTAGCCTGCGATCGGGATCCTCATCTCGCTTTGGGATTGAATATAGTAGACGGTAAATTGGTTTATGAGGAGATCAATCAAGCATTTGGGTGGGATTGA
- a CDS encoding THUMP domain-containing class I SAM-dependent RNA methyltransferase, whose product MSENFKMVAKTLFGLEEVLERELRQLGAMDIKKGVRMVEFLGDQGFMYKANMMLRTAIRILKPIYSFKARNEVDLYDGIYQFDWSQYLTPHDTLSVSGTISSKYFNHSQYVALKTKDAIVDQIRRKTGRRPDVDLKHPDVRISIHINDQHVDVSLDTSGEALYKRGYRDKTNIAPINEVLAAGIILLSDWDQRSTFIDPMCGSGTLAIEAAMIAANIAPNLNRMEFGFERWPDYDNALFEKIQESCLKKMREFEGKIIGRDVDGFTLKKAAENVDNANLNDFITLEKGDFFRDHQRAEAFLMFNPPYDARLSVQIDEFYKNIGDTLKQRYAGSTAWMITGNLEALKHVGLRPSRKIKLFNGKLESRLVKYEMYRGSKKGGRE is encoded by the coding sequence ATGTCTGAAAATTTTAAAATGGTCGCCAAAACACTTTTTGGACTGGAAGAGGTCCTAGAACGTGAACTCAGGCAGCTGGGCGCCATGGATATTAAGAAAGGCGTGCGCATGGTGGAATTTCTAGGTGATCAGGGATTTATGTACAAGGCAAACATGATGTTGCGTACCGCGATTAGGATTCTAAAACCTATTTATAGTTTCAAGGCCCGCAATGAAGTGGATCTTTATGATGGGATCTATCAATTTGACTGGTCGCAATACCTCACGCCTCACGACACGCTTTCTGTAAGTGGAACGATTTCTTCTAAATACTTCAACCACAGTCAGTACGTAGCGCTTAAAACCAAGGATGCGATCGTGGATCAGATACGCCGCAAAACGGGTCGTCGCCCTGATGTGGATTTGAAACATCCTGATGTGCGCATTTCCATTCACATCAACGATCAACATGTAGACGTATCGCTGGACACCAGTGGTGAGGCGCTTTACAAACGTGGTTACAGAGATAAAACCAATATCGCTCCCATAAACGAGGTACTTGCTGCAGGAATCATTTTACTAAGCGACTGGGACCAGCGATCTACCTTTATTGATCCCATGTGTGGTAGCGGAACGCTGGCCATTGAAGCCGCTATGATTGCGGCAAATATTGCTCCCAATTTGAATAGAATGGAATTTGGTTTTGAACGCTGGCCAGACTACGATAATGCGTTGTTTGAAAAAATTCAAGAAAGCTGTCTTAAGAAAATGCGTGAGTTTGAGGGCAAGATCATAGGCCGCGATGTCGATGGTTTTACGCTTAAAAAAGCCGCTGAAAACGTGGACAATGCCAATTTGAATGATTTTATCACGCTAGAAAAGGGTGATTTCTTCAGAGACCATCAGCGGGCAGAGGCGTTTTTGATGTTCAACCCGCCGTATGATGCGCGACTTTCCGTGCAAATCGATGAGTTTTACAAGAACATAGGAGACACCCTAAAACAACGCTACGCAGGTTCTACTGCGTGGATGATTACTGGAAATCTGGAGGCACTCAAGCATGTAGGTCTGCGCCCGAGTAGAAAAATCAAATTGTTTAACGGGAAGCTGGAGTCCAGACTCGTGAAATATGAAATGTATCGAGGGAGTAAGAAGGGTGGTAGGGAATAA
- a CDS encoding translocation/assembly module TamB domain-containing protein, whose product MSDQTVKKNPKKPKRKFRWLRRLLRTIAGIIIFFLLLILFIRSPWGQDIIVNQAVNYLEGKTGTEVQVESLYFTFDGDISASGVYLEDLAGDTLVYSKKLEADIPFLPWIRGGSLSIDNVEWEGLVARIKRKDTVQGFNFQFLADAFATAPDTTASEPMQLDLGNFDLNDFDVIYDDKVTGMFADARFQKLQVAMNELDLEKMRYTVDELDLTDADITYIMSEPSIQADPDTVETDSVPLPFLAAGNIKFSQVDFNFKSEIDGIELTTYVDDLETSIPKIDLDQQDYEVSFLDFRNSRVDVAMTTQDSKTTGNIDSSQAAAFEWPPLTYNVQDVLLENINFTYSVDGAQPQVGQFNPDAVFLEDVNLTLAESSLKNQTLTATIEKLNGKEASGLNLYSLNFEGEVSDSAIALSGLNLNLNRNTLNGNLSMDYASLQQLTENPTNIKVQANLPGFNIDLADVYRFQPDLKQQPYFDALTKHRLRGNLIATGSTDFLNIPKLNLDWGQATYIYATGNLRNVTDPEALSYNFGRVRVNSKRKDLIAFVDEQALGVELPQDVQLVGSFNGTTTSLKTDAQLQTSLGAVDADGTFAFGENINFDAVVRATEIQLSTLLQNPSLGDLTLNLDVEGSGSTINELDATLEGNLSKFAYNGYQINNVPLSAKIKDGQGTFDTKFRDDNLDLELDAFVDLDSVATEAQATINVKGIDLYEFGISSKNTKAGGKIITNFKGNLSEYEVDLEIEDGIAVYDDQSYLLGSFNAHAFSAPDTTAVDVKNRMLDLELRSNVDPAQLFAGLQRHMDRYLNREVSMDTTNYVVMKLKGKVQPAPMLREVILPGLESLDTLTLSVNFNERKRLLDTDIIIPYVKYTGSVVDSIHIQSRSDQERFDFEVGYDRLEAGPVSLAETVLKGSIIQNRLELDFVSYDEGERLLHFGSTLSRKRDQLGVDNLIFNLSIDDLIFNKKPWQIPETNEMAYGENKIKFKDFKLTDGNQSLELRSDLADIEKDHIALLMNNFRLQSVLSYLNPDEKLATGIVNGELVFEDVLGKMGFEADMSIDELHVMQTKLGRLALDTELVDGNRYNMDMTIKGKPIDLQLAGNYTAAETAAELDLQLDINRLEMNTVTGLSQDFLKEGSGSMNGKISVTGTTSEPTYNGKLEFENAGFNVAMLNNEFLLQNEELNLNNDAITFNNFEIRDENNNVFSIDGSVGTEDLFTPTFDLKLKARDFTALNSTEDDNDLYYGVAKFDADATIKGDINIPVIDMDVRVDNATDFTYVMPAAEVNMVQRDGIVQFVNKEDPDNILTQSEDVSATLTGFDLNMNLSVNDGATVNIIIDPNTSDKLQVSGSGDLIYKMFPNGRMTLTGRYEIADGYYQLNFYDIVSRRFDLAEGGSVSWTGDPFDAILDVRAIYRIETSASSLMAARTSGIDAADRNQFRQQLPFLVYLNLDGELMKPEISFAIDLPEDERGYAGGQVYGTLQQLNNQPQQLNKQVFALITLNRFFPTSGSDGSQGGVATVARDNLNQAISDQLNQYGGQLFGNTGVDLTFGLDSYTDYQGNSAQERTQLDVTASKKLLNDRLIVSVGSEVDVQGSNPDGSQTPLIGNVAIEYLITPQGRWRFKGFRRNQFDNVVDGQLMVSGVAIIFTREFNKFKNLFKSSDEFKQLEEEKSAQQTTDARMKEDDDEDQDNEDKNPDSK is encoded by the coding sequence TTGAGCGATCAAACTGTAAAGAAAAACCCTAAAAAACCGAAGAGAAAATTCCGCTGGTTGCGCAGGTTACTGCGTACCATTGCTGGAATAATCATTTTCTTTTTGTTACTGATTCTGTTCATACGCAGTCCGTGGGGACAAGATATTATCGTGAATCAGGCCGTCAATTATCTGGAAGGCAAAACGGGAACTGAAGTTCAAGTGGAGAGCCTGTATTTTACTTTTGACGGAGATATAAGTGCGAGCGGCGTTTACCTGGAAGATCTTGCCGGTGATACCTTAGTCTATTCAAAAAAGCTGGAAGCTGATATTCCATTTTTACCGTGGATCAGAGGCGGATCGCTTTCTATCGATAATGTAGAGTGGGAGGGTCTTGTAGCGAGAATCAAAAGGAAGGACACCGTTCAAGGCTTTAATTTTCAATTTCTAGCCGACGCCTTTGCCACCGCACCAGATACCACCGCATCAGAACCCATGCAGTTGGATTTGGGCAACTTTGATCTGAATGATTTTGACGTTATTTATGATGACAAGGTCACAGGTATGTTTGCAGATGCTCGCTTTCAGAAACTTCAGGTTGCGATGAATGAATTGGATCTGGAAAAAATGCGCTACACAGTTGACGAACTCGACTTAACTGATGCCGATATTACTTACATCATGAGTGAGCCTAGTATTCAGGCTGATCCCGATACTGTTGAAACCGATTCTGTGCCACTGCCATTTCTCGCCGCTGGAAACATCAAGTTCTCTCAAGTAGACTTCAATTTCAAATCAGAAATCGACGGGATTGAGTTGACTACTTACGTGGATGATCTGGAAACCAGCATTCCAAAAATTGACCTAGATCAGCAGGATTATGAGGTATCGTTTTTAGATTTTAGGAATTCCAGAGTCGATGTGGCTATGACAACACAAGATTCTAAAACTACTGGTAATATTGATTCCAGCCAAGCAGCAGCTTTTGAATGGCCGCCTTTAACTTATAATGTTCAAGATGTTCTCCTGGAAAATATCAATTTCACTTATTCTGTCGATGGAGCACAACCTCAGGTAGGTCAGTTTAATCCTGATGCTGTTTTTCTGGAAGATGTGAATCTCACTTTAGCAGAGAGTTCTCTAAAAAATCAAACTCTTACCGCAACCATTGAAAAGCTGAATGGTAAAGAGGCTTCTGGTCTAAATCTGTACAGCTTAAATTTTGAAGGCGAGGTTTCAGATAGTGCTATTGCTCTCAGCGGCTTGAATTTGAATTTAAACAGAAATACCCTCAATGGAAACTTGAGTATGGACTATGCAAGCCTTCAGCAACTGACTGAAAACCCTACCAATATCAAAGTTCAGGCTAATCTCCCAGGCTTCAACATAGACCTCGCTGATGTTTATCGTTTCCAACCTGATTTAAAACAACAGCCCTATTTTGACGCTCTAACCAAACATAGATTAAGAGGAAATCTCATAGCAACTGGAAGTACGGACTTTCTGAATATTCCCAAGTTAAATTTGGACTGGGGACAGGCAACTTATATCTATGCCACCGGGAATCTCCGTAATGTCACGGATCCTGAGGCGTTGAGCTACAACTTTGGGCGAGTAAGAGTCAATTCTAAGAGAAAGGATTTAATTGCCTTTGTAGATGAACAAGCATTGGGAGTAGAGTTGCCACAAGATGTTCAGTTGGTGGGTAGCTTTAATGGTACCACAACCTCTCTCAAAACCGATGCGCAATTGCAGACCAGTCTAGGTGCCGTAGATGCTGATGGTACTTTTGCATTTGGTGAAAACATCAATTTTGATGCAGTAGTTCGAGCCACGGAAATACAGCTATCTACTTTGCTACAAAATCCAAGTCTTGGAGACTTGACTCTTAATCTGGATGTTGAAGGAAGCGGTAGTACGATCAATGAACTCGACGCAACGCTGGAAGGAAACCTCAGCAAATTTGCCTACAACGGTTACCAAATCAATAATGTTCCGCTGAGCGCAAAAATTAAAGATGGTCAGGGCACGTTTGATACGAAGTTTAGGGATGATAATTTGGACCTTGAACTGGACGCATTTGTTGACTTGGACAGCGTTGCTACCGAAGCACAAGCAACAATAAATGTCAAAGGAATCGATCTGTATGAATTTGGGATTTCCTCAAAAAACACTAAAGCTGGGGGAAAAATCATCACGAACTTTAAAGGCAATCTTTCTGAATATGAAGTCGATCTAGAGATTGAAGACGGCATCGCTGTCTATGACGACCAGAGTTATCTCTTGGGAAGTTTTAATGCACATGCTTTTTCTGCTCCAGACACGACGGCGGTAGATGTGAAAAATAGAATGCTCGACCTAGAATTGCGTTCAAACGTAGATCCAGCGCAGCTTTTTGCCGGACTACAGCGACATATGGATCGGTATTTGAACCGCGAGGTAAGCATGGACACCACAAATTATGTGGTGATGAAATTGAAGGGAAAAGTTCAACCTGCACCCATGTTGCGCGAGGTGATTTTGCCTGGTCTGGAATCGCTGGACACCCTCACGTTATCCGTAAACTTTAATGAACGCAAGCGCTTACTGGATACTGATATCATCATTCCTTACGTGAAATATACCGGTAGCGTGGTGGATAGCATCCACATTCAGTCCAGATCTGATCAAGAACGATTTGATTTTGAGGTAGGTTATGATCGGTTAGAGGCTGGACCGGTCAGCCTTGCTGAGACGGTGCTCAAAGGTTCCATCATACAAAATAGACTGGAGCTTGATTTTGTCTCCTATGATGAGGGCGAGCGGTTATTGCATTTTGGGAGTACGCTTTCGCGAAAGCGAGATCAATTAGGAGTAGATAACCTCATTTTCAATTTGTCGATTGATGATTTGATCTTCAACAAAAAGCCGTGGCAGATTCCAGAGACCAATGAAATGGCTTATGGCGAAAACAAAATTAAGTTCAAAGATTTTAAATTAACAGACGGTAATCAATCGCTTGAATTAAGAAGTGATCTAGCTGATATAGAGAAAGATCACATTGCTTTACTAATGAATAACTTTAGGTTGCAATCCGTTCTCAGTTATCTCAATCCAGATGAAAAACTGGCTACCGGAATCGTCAATGGTGAATTGGTTTTTGAAGATGTTTTAGGCAAAATGGGCTTTGAAGCTGATATGAGCATCGATGAGCTTCACGTGATGCAAACAAAGCTTGGGAGACTCGCTCTCGATACCGAACTGGTCGATGGCAATCGCTATAATATGGACATGACTATCAAAGGTAAACCGATAGATTTACAGCTAGCCGGAAATTATACGGCGGCAGAGACTGCTGCTGAACTAGATCTTCAACTCGATATCAATAGGTTGGAGATGAATACGGTAACTGGATTATCGCAGGATTTTCTAAAAGAAGGTTCTGGATCCATGAACGGAAAAATAAGTGTTACCGGAACGACTTCAGAACCTACTTACAATGGAAAACTAGAGTTTGAGAATGCCGGTTTCAATGTCGCCATGCTTAATAACGAGTTCCTTTTGCAAAATGAGGAGTTAAATCTCAATAACGATGCGATTACGTTCAACAATTTTGAGATTAGAGATGAGAATAACAATGTTTTCAGCATAGATGGGAGTGTAGGTACAGAAGATCTATTTACACCCACTTTTGATTTAAAACTCAAAGCTCGGGACTTTACAGCACTTAATTCGACCGAAGATGATAACGATCTCTATTATGGTGTAGCAAAATTTGATGCCGACGCTACTATAAAAGGCGATATTAATATCCCAGTTATCGATATGGATGTGCGAGTGGATAATGCTACAGATTTTACCTATGTCATGCCAGCTGCGGAGGTGAACATGGTGCAGCGCGATGGTATCGTTCAGTTTGTTAATAAAGAAGATCCTGACAATATATTAACGCAATCTGAAGATGTGAGCGCAACCCTTACTGGTTTTGACCTCAATATGAATCTGAGCGTGAATGATGGTGCCACCGTGAATATTATCATCGATCCAAATACAAGCGACAAACTTCAGGTATCTGGAAGTGGAGATTTGATCTACAAAATGTTCCCTAATGGACGTATGACGCTCACCGGTCGCTATGAAATCGCCGATGGTTACTACCAACTCAACTTTTACGATATCGTTTCCAGACGTTTTGACCTTGCAGAAGGTGGTAGCGTGAGCTGGACGGGAGATCCTTTTGATGCTATTCTTGACGTGAGAGCAATCTACCGGATAGAAACCAGCGCCAGCTCGCTTATGGCAGCACGGACAAGTGGTATCGATGCAGCTGACAGGAATCAGTTCAGGCAACAGCTTCCGTTTTTAGTTTATTTAAATCTGGATGGTGAGCTCATGAAGCCAGAGATCAGCTTTGCGATTGATTTGCCTGAGGATGAACGTGGTTATGCTGGTGGTCAGGTGTACGGCACATTGCAACAATTGAACAATCAGCCACAGCAATTAAATAAACAAGTATTTGCTTTGATCACATTAAATCGCTTTTTCCCTACCAGCGGTTCAGATGGGAGCCAGGGTGGTGTTGCTACCGTAGCTCGCGATAATTTGAATCAGGCGATAAGCGATCAGTTGAATCAATACGGTGGGCAATTGTTTGGGAATACGGGAGTAGATCTGACATTTGGTCTGGACAGCTATACCGATTATCAAGGAAACTCGGCTCAAGAGCGCACTCAATTGGATGTGACCGCAAGTAAAAAATTACTCAATGATCGGTTGATCGTAAGTGTAGGGAGCGAGGTAGATGTTCAAGGTAGTAATCCTGATGGTTCTCAAACTCCTCTTATTGGGAACGTCGCCATAGAATATCTCATTACTCCGCAAGGAAGATGGCGTTTTAAGGGATTCAGAAGAAATCAGTTTGATAATGTGGTGGATGGTCAGTTGATGGTAAGCGGTGTCGCCATCATTTTTACTCGTGAATTTAATAAGTTTAAAAATTTATTCAAGAGCAGCGATGAATTCAAACAGTTAGAAGAAGAAAAATCAGCACAACAAACGACCGATGCGCGTATGAAGGAAGATGACGATGAAGACCAAGACAACGAAGACAAAAACCCTGATTCCAAATGA
- the tamL gene encoding translocation and assembly module lipoprotein TamL: protein MKWSGPLQFAAITIILSTLFYSCAVKKYIPEDEYLYTGADLEVEVDSNATVNDVDALKIELQKVITPKPNSTFLGMRPGLHYHYRVEKDSAGFLAKFFNKRIGEEPVYLSDVNAAGTRDLLRNRLENRGFFFSNITSEESIDSTAQEARKSYSIQLPKPYEMETYTVEKDSIPFYAVLEELTKSSPFEKGSRFDLSAMKNERERLDQELKDRGYYNFNDGFLIFQADTNRYENRKFDLYLKLKQDVPSKAVKPYKIKRVNVYPYNVVGMDSTSQDTTRYAEKNFIQDEEFFKPKRLDPFILIEEGDLYNPNKSKATSRRLGGIGAYKFVNIEYTEVDEQKNDSLNYLDANIYLSPLNKRSIRAELQGVTKSNDFAGPNLGVTLTNRNLFGGGEILNISAKTAYEVQISSQDQAGLTSLEFSLGSDLIFPRMIAPITFDKNYFEYSIPKTKTGIKADYLSRSQLYGLLTFSGDYGYIWQANKYVTHEIDPISINYINVLNQSEEFEAIRDRNPFLDQSLQQEFISGLTYAFTYNGMARQNKRSLFFLYSTVDIAGNSISLLSQEGDEGAKEFLGLEYAQYAKVDADFRYHYRLTEESRIATRLFAGYGYAYGNSDVLPFSKQYFSGGAYSVRAFRTRSLGPGTYDPGNDNDRSFFDRSGNIRLEANVEYRFPIFNYLKGAVFADAGNVWTSTDQGLNGGQFSSNFMNELGIGTGVGLRVDIQGFVIRFDLAAPIHDPENPEGERWDFDVANPVFNFAIGYPF from the coding sequence ATGAAGTGGTCAGGTCCATTGCAGTTTGCGGCTATTACAATCATTCTGTCAACTCTATTTTATTCCTGTGCTGTTAAGAAATACATCCCAGAAGATGAATATCTATACACCGGCGCTGATCTAGAAGTAGAAGTAGATTCAAACGCGACAGTCAACGATGTGGATGCTTTGAAGATCGAACTTCAAAAGGTCATCACTCCCAAACCTAACAGCACATTCTTGGGCATGCGTCCCGGTCTTCACTACCATTATAGAGTTGAAAAAGATAGTGCTGGTTTTCTAGCTAAATTCTTCAATAAACGTATAGGAGAGGAGCCTGTCTATCTATCTGATGTAAATGCAGCAGGCACCCGAGACCTTTTACGCAACAGATTAGAGAATAGAGGTTTTTTCTTCAGTAATATAACCAGTGAGGAGTCCATCGATAGCACCGCGCAAGAGGCTCGTAAATCCTATAGTATCCAACTGCCAAAGCCTTATGAAATGGAAACCTATACCGTAGAGAAGGATAGCATTCCGTTTTATGCTGTATTGGAAGAGTTGACTAAAAGTTCGCCCTTTGAGAAAGGTTCAAGATTTGACCTTAGTGCCATGAAGAATGAGCGCGAGCGATTGGATCAAGAATTAAAGGATAGAGGTTATTATAATTTTAATGACGGTTTCCTCATTTTTCAAGCCGACACCAATCGGTATGAAAACCGAAAGTTTGATCTATACCTAAAACTTAAGCAAGATGTACCCTCAAAAGCTGTCAAACCCTACAAAATCAAAAGGGTAAATGTGTATCCATACAATGTGGTTGGGATGGACAGTACATCACAAGACACTACAAGATATGCCGAAAAAAACTTCATTCAAGATGAAGAGTTTTTTAAACCTAAGCGGCTGGATCCTTTTATCTTGATTGAAGAGGGCGATCTGTATAATCCTAATAAATCTAAGGCTACCAGTAGAAGGTTGGGAGGTATAGGTGCCTATAAATTTGTGAATATTGAATATACAGAAGTAGACGAGCAGAAAAACGACAGTCTGAATTACCTCGATGCCAATATTTATCTATCGCCATTAAACAAACGATCCATCAGGGCAGAATTACAAGGGGTAACTAAATCAAATGATTTTGCCGGGCCTAATCTGGGTGTGACACTTACAAATCGCAATCTTTTTGGCGGTGGGGAGATTTTAAATATTTCTGCCAAAACAGCTTATGAAGTGCAAATTTCCAGTCAAGATCAGGCAGGTCTGACCAGTCTGGAATTTTCGTTAGGTTCTGACTTGATATTCCCCAGGATGATCGCGCCCATTACCTTCGATAAAAATTATTTTGAATACTCGATTCCAAAAACAAAAACAGGCATCAAGGCAGATTATTTGAGTCGCAGCCAGCTTTATGGATTACTGACATTCTCTGGAGATTATGGCTACATCTGGCAAGCAAATAAATATGTGACCCACGAGATTGATCCCATCTCCATTAATTACATTAACGTTCTAAACCAGTCTGAGGAATTTGAGGCCATTAGAGATAGAAATCCCTTTCTAGATCAGTCGCTACAGCAAGAATTTATCTCAGGTTTAACCTATGCGTTTACCTACAACGGTATGGCGCGGCAAAACAAGCGCAGTTTGTTCTTTCTCTATTCTACGGTAGACATCGCAGGGAATTCCATCAGTCTTTTATCTCAAGAAGGAGATGAAGGCGCCAAGGAATTCTTAGGTCTGGAATACGCTCAATACGCAAAGGTTGATGCAGACTTTAGATACCACTATCGTTTGACAGAAGAGTCCAGAATTGCTACTCGTCTCTTCGCCGGTTATGGTTACGCCTATGGGAATAGTGATGTATTGCCTTTTAGCAAGCAATATTTTTCTGGTGGTGCCTACAGTGTGCGTGCTTTTAGAACGCGGTCATTGGGTCCTGGGACCTACGATCCTGGAAATGACAACGATCGTTCCTTTTTTGATCGATCAGGTAATATCAGGCTAGAGGCCAATGTTGAGTACCGTTTCCCGATATTCAATTATTTGAAAGGTGCCGTTTTTGCAGATGCTGGTAACGTATGGACCAGCACTGATCAAGGACTTAATGGCGGTCAGTTTTCAAGCAATTTTATGAACGAATTAGGTATCGGTACCGGTGTAGGTCTTAGGGTGGATATCCAGGGTTTTGTGATACGATTTGATCTTGCGGCTCCCATCCACGACCCGGAGAATCCTGAAGGCGAGCGCTGGGATTTTGATGTGGCAAATCCCGTTTTCAACTTTGCGATCGGGTATCCGTTCTGA
- a CDS encoding SAM-dependent methyltransferase has protein sequence MSSESTEQEWYASWFDTRYYHILYRDRDHEEAAGFMRRLTESLHLDQDAHILDLACGRGRHSMYLNKLGYRVTGVDLSENSIAFAKAELSKKLAQSKSLNSSHQTLDSSRLNFKVHDMTQPMGEQFDAVFNLFTSFGYFETEGDNLKTICAIKDNLNRGGHAVIDFLNVPYVLRKLVVSNQKSERGITFHMSRRFKDGHIIKDIKFEDQGNDYHYTERVKALMLSDFKGYFEKAGLELIQVYGSYQLDAYDRFDSDRLIMVVKNPE, from the coding sequence ATGTCTTCAGAAAGCACAGAGCAGGAATGGTATGCCAGTTGGTTTGACACCAGATATTACCATATTCTGTACAGAGATCGAGATCACGAGGAGGCTGCTGGATTTATGCGACGCCTTACAGAATCGCTGCATCTCGATCAAGATGCTCATATTCTGGATCTTGCTTGTGGACGCGGTCGCCACAGCATGTACTTGAATAAATTGGGGTATCGTGTGACTGGTGTAGATTTGAGTGAGAATAGTATCGCTTTCGCGAAAGCGGAATTATCAAAAAAGCTAGCTCAATCTAAGAGTCTTAATTCTTCCCACCAAACCCTTGATTCCAGTCGATTGAATTTTAAGGTTCACGACATGACCCAACCGATGGGCGAACAATTTGATGCGGTCTTTAACCTGTTTACCAGTTTTGGTTATTTTGAAACCGAAGGAGATAATCTCAAAACCATCTGCGCCATTAAGGATAATCTCAATCGCGGTGGACATGCCGTGATTGATTTCTTAAATGTTCCTTATGTTTTGCGTAAGCTGGTCGTTTCCAATCAGAAGAGTGAGCGAGGAATCACCTTTCACATGAGTCGTAGGTTTAAAGACGGTCACATCATAAAGGACATCAAATTTGAAGATCAGGGAAATGATTACCATTACACTGAGCGTGTCAAAGCCTTGATGCTGTCAGACTTTAAAGGATATTTTGAAAAAGCAGGACTTGAGTTGATACAAGTTTATGGCAGTTACCAGCTCGATGCATACGATCGTTTTGATTCTGATCGATTGATTATGGTGGTTAAAAACCCTGAGTAA
- a CDS encoding DUF4287 domain-containing protein, with amino-acid sequence MEKALQTMVDNMPAKTGKSLDEWKLILKQKSFDKHSEAVKYLKTEHGVTHGFANTIVTLSKEENSSAKDLVQAQYAGKEQLLPIYEKLIAYVKSLGADVTITPKKGSVSVIRKRQFVLIKPATKSRIDLGLKLKDKPVTDRLENSGPFGTMCTHRVRITDLSEIDNELKGWITEAYQQSV; translated from the coding sequence ATGGAAAAAGCCTTACAAACGATGGTTGACAACATGCCGGCTAAAACTGGTAAGTCACTCGATGAATGGAAGCTCATACTCAAACAAAAATCCTTTGACAAGCATTCTGAAGCTGTTAAATATTTGAAGACAGAACACGGTGTAACCCATGGATTTGCTAACACCATCGTCACTTTATCAAAAGAGGAAAATTCTAGCGCAAAAGACTTAGTACAAGCTCAATATGCAGGTAAAGAACAGCTACTCCCTATTTATGAAAAGTTGATCGCTTATGTGAAGTCGCTAGGTGCTGATGTCACCATCACTCCCAAAAAAGGAAGCGTGAGCGTCATTAGAAAAAGACAGTTCGTTTTGATAAAGCCTGCCACAAAGAGCAGAATTGACTTGGGTTTGAAACTCAAGGACAAGCCCGTTACGGATCGGCTGGAAAACTCAGGTCCCTTCGGAACCATGTGCACTCATAGAGTCAGGATTACAGACCTTTCAGAAATTGATAATGAGTTAAAAGGATGGATTACTGAAGCTTATCAGCAATCTGTCTAG